A genomic region of Caenorhabditis elegans chromosome V contains the following coding sequences:
- the F21H7.5 gene encoding Major sperm protein (Confirmed by transcript evidence) has protein sequence MISLVSVIATASATSTVLAMCSSKDRQADRKKTKKGSGSKSSRVSSKSHRSSKTNKRSGKSGKSGKTGKSGKSGKSSRGKSSKSKKPSKSKAGVLPIPGAAGGPKSESKKLRRDSTDKSKSQRSKRSSKSKKCDKSSKKCDLNKAKNLCPTVNQADVSDVSIKSDSGEKSEKSKALKLVPNQSKYTFPEGQGSASVKTSTLRASPNKLPFATTGGVQTVSIANNTKSRKAFKVKTSDNLLYRVNPVFGFVEPGDKLSIDVLRHNGVEKTDHLIVLTSNASAEQNCARGVFESDPPRELTVIPLVAN, from the exons GCTTGCCATGTGCTCCAGCAAGGATCGTCAAGCG GACCGTAAAAAGACTAAGAAGGGTTCCGGATCCAAGTCTTCGCGTGTTTCTTCGAAGTCCCATAGATCCTCAAAAACCAACAAGAGAtctggaaaatctggaaaatctggaaaaactgGAAAGTCTGGAAAGTCTGGAAAATCAAGCCgtggaaaatcatcaaaatctaAGAAGCCTTCCAAATCAAAGGCCGGAGTTCTTCCAATCCCCGGAGCCGCAGGAGGTCCCAAGTCTGAATCGAAGAAGCTCAGACGTGATAGCACGGACAAGTCAAAGTCACAGAGATCCAAAAGATCTTCGAAATCTAAGAAATGCGACAAGTCCTCCAAGAAGTGCGACTTGAACAAGGCTAAG AACCTCTGCCCAACGGTTAACCAGGCAGATGTTTCCGACGTGTCCATCAAATCGGACTCCGGTGAGAAATCCGAAAAGTCGAAAGCTCTGAAGTTGGTTCCCAACCAGTCGAAGTACACATTCCCGGAGGGACAGGGTTCTGCTTCAGTGAAGACGTCGACTCTTCGTGCATCGCCCAACAAGCTTCCATTCGCAACGACCGGAGGAGTTCAGACAGTCAGCATTGCCAACAACACCAAGTCGAGAAAGGCATTTAAG GTCAAAACTTCCGACAACCTTCTCTACCGCGTCAACCCAGTCTTCGGATTTGTTGAGCCCGGTGACAAGCTTTCGATCGATGTGCTCCGTCATAATGGAGTCGAGAAGACTGATCACTTGATTGTTCTCACATCCAATGCTTCTGCTGAGCAGAATTGTGCCAGGGGAGTCTTTGAGAGTGATCCACCACGCGAGCTCACCGTCATTCCTTTGGTTGCCAACTAG